The following proteins come from a genomic window of Polaribacter dokdonensis:
- a CDS encoding OmpA family protein, with product MKKTITQILSITLLLSCIFTINAQNSKDKYDHWAIDLGAGIHTVGASLSPGYNPALFGQGNLGIRYMFNNRFGLRLDLGYSSFQDEADLPFKSNYYRASLEGVVNMGDVLKFHTWTDRFNLLMHGGVGAASLNITEPADNGGDLMMALNFGITPQFRINNRMSVFLDFSSLVHFYQEDNFDGGPNLSPRESNISLFNTSLGLSFALGKNKQLADSYHMEEVVVNDELEEIKTRLAAAEKEIEVLKNKEIAATPNKDLIMTELDERYVRKDEADKYANVVTGSNVDFIRQLLNSGYINVYFDVNKSRIQDGSLNSVNYLKQFMLDNPTVNAELIGYADETGSEDRNKTLSQNRAKRVFDVLVAAGISPARLSYYGGGEDKSVTKDARQFARKVTFKLK from the coding sequence ATGAAGAAAACAATTACACAGATTTTATCAATAACATTATTATTGAGCTGTATTTTTACTATTAACGCTCAAAATTCTAAAGATAAATATGATCATTGGGCCATAGATTTAGGTGCTGGTATACATACTGTAGGTGCTAGTTTAAGTCCAGGTTACAACCCTGCTTTATTTGGTCAAGGAAATTTAGGTATTAGATATATGTTTAATAATCGTTTCGGATTACGCCTAGATTTAGGATACAGTAGCTTTCAAGACGAAGCAGATTTACCATTTAAATCTAACTACTACAGAGCTTCTTTAGAGGGAGTTGTAAATATGGGTGATGTTTTAAAATTTCATACTTGGACAGATCGTTTTAACCTTTTAATGCATGGTGGAGTTGGTGCTGCTTCGTTAAATATTACAGAACCAGCAGATAATGGAGGAGATTTAATGATGGCTTTAAATTTTGGAATTACGCCTCAATTTAGAATCAATAATAGAATGTCTGTATTTTTAGACTTTTCTTCTTTAGTTCATTTTTATCAAGAAGATAATTTTGATGGAGGTCCTAATTTAAGTCCAAGAGAATCTAACATTAGCTTATTCAATACTTCATTAGGTCTTAGTTTTGCTTTAGGTAAAAATAAGCAATTAGCAGATTCATATCATATGGAAGAAGTTGTAGTTAATGACGAATTAGAAGAAATTAAAACTAGATTAGCTGCTGCAGAAAAAGAAATTGAGGTTTTAAAAAACAAAGAAATTGCTGCTACACCTAACAAAGATCTAATCATGACTGAGTTAGATGAAAGATATGTAAGAAAAGATGAAGCAGATAAATATGCAAATGTTGTAACTGGTTCTAATGTAGATTTCATAAGACAATTATTAAATAGTGGTTACATTAATGTTTATTTTGATGTAAACAAAAGTAGAATTCAAGATGGTTCTTTAAACTCTGTAAATTATTTAAAGCAGTTTATGTTAGATAATCCTACAGTAAATGCTGAATTAATTGGTTATGCAGATGAAACAGGTTCTGAAGATAGAAATAAAACATTATCTCAAAATAGAGCTAAAAGAGTATTTGATGTATTAGTTGCTGCAGGTATAAGCCCAGCTAGACTTTCTTATTATGGAGGAGGAGAAGACAAATCTGTAACAAAAGATGCAAGACAGTTTGCTAGAAAAGTTACTTTTAAACTTAAGTAA
- a CDS encoding DUF2490 domain-containing protein, with amino-acid sequence MTLKKFTFSLFVFAHVSIFAQNTLNSGLLPKIVLSKEISDKTKSINTIESRFIVDEDDKNISFSLVDMSTILSFKTGLNKSFNFGYLLRLKNEETIHRTFQHFNIIQQQLTYKLAHRFAFEQFYQDGFSPTFRTRYRIGFQKALNGEQLDLKEFYIKIANEYLYNFNDLQIRLTPYLGYQMTKKNRVELGLDYRLSQFINKSTKNDIWFRATWYISLN; translated from the coding sequence ATGACTTTAAAAAAGTTCACTTTTTCACTTTTTGTATTTGCTCACGTTTCAATTTTTGCGCAAAACACACTAAATAGTGGTTTGTTACCAAAAATAGTGCTGTCTAAAGAAATTTCAGATAAAACAAAGTCTATTAATACTATTGAATCTAGGTTTATAGTAGATGAAGATGACAAAAACATTAGCTTTAGTTTAGTAGATATGTCTACTATTTTATCCTTTAAAACTGGTTTAAACAAATCATTTAATTTTGGGTATTTGTTACGTTTAAAGAATGAAGAAACTATTCATAGAACGTTTCAGCATTTTAATATAATTCAACAACAACTTACTTATAAATTAGCGCATCGTTTTGCTTTTGAACAGTTTTATCAAGATGGATTTAGTCCTACATTTAGAACTAGATACAGAATAGGATTTCAAAAAGCCTTAAATGGAGAGCAGTTAGATCTTAAAGAATTCTATATTAAAATTGCGAATGAATATTTGTATAATTTTAATGATCTACAAATAAGATTAACCCCATATTTAGGATATCAAATGACCAAGAAAAATAGGGTAGAATTGGGTTTAGATTATAGGCTTAGCCAATTCATAAATAAAAGTACTAAAAACGATATTTGGTTTAGAGCCACTTGGTATATTTCTTTAAACTAA
- a CDS encoding peptidylprolyl isomerase, which yields MKKVLFTLFAVLILASCATKKFKEKWLEKEAPATFKARFETTQGNFDIEAVREWSPAGVDRLYQLITHNYYEDVSIFRVVPNFVAQFGIHNDTLINNAWGERGVKDEPVLQKNDSMTIAFARGGVETRSNQIFINLKKNYRLDKLAYSGVTGFPVIAKVIDGQENVLKFYGGYGDKLGYKQDSVAKFGNVFLREKYPKVDYIKKAYILKE from the coding sequence ATGAAAAAGGTATTGTTTACTCTGTTTGCAGTTCTAATCTTAGCATCTTGTGCAACTAAAAAATTTAAAGAAAAATGGTTAGAAAAAGAGGCACCAGCAACTTTTAAAGCTCGTTTTGAAACTACTCAAGGTAATTTTGATATTGAAGCTGTTAGAGAATGGTCTCCTGCAGGTGTAGATAGATTGTATCAACTTATTACCCACAACTATTATGAAGATGTTTCCATTTTTAGAGTTGTACCCAATTTTGTGGCACAATTTGGTATTCATAATGATACTCTAATAAATAATGCTTGGGGAGAAAGAGGTGTAAAAGATGAGCCTGTTTTACAAAAAAACGATTCTATGACAATTGCATTTGCCAGAGGTGGAGTAGAAACGAGGTCTAATCAAATCTTTATTAATTTAAAGAAAAATTATAGATTAGATAAGCTAGCTTATTCTGGGGTTACTGGTTTTCCAGTAATTGCTAAAGTTATTGATGGCCAAGAAAATGTATTAAAATTCTATGGTGGTTATGGAGATAAATTAGGTTACAAACAAGACTCTGTTGCAAAGTTTGGGAATGTTTTTTTAAGAGAAAAATACCCTAAAGTAGACTACATAAAAAAGGCGTATATCTTAAAGGAATAA
- a CDS encoding BlaI/MecI/CopY family transcriptional regulator, which yields MQLSKTEEQLMQYLWKRKKAFLKELLEDFPEPKPATTTVATLLKRIADKGFIDYKLFGKSRQYYPLIKKTDYFSNHVNGLIKNFFNDSASQFASFFTKETNLSTSELEELKKVIDNQIKKQQK from the coding sequence ATGCAATTATCTAAGACAGAAGAGCAATTAATGCAATATTTATGGAAACGCAAAAAAGCATTTCTTAAAGAATTATTAGAAGATTTTCCTGAGCCTAAACCAGCAACAACAACTGTAGCTACTTTATTAAAAAGAATAGCTGATAAAGGTTTTATAGATTATAAATTGTTTGGTAAATCAAGACAATATTATCCTTTGATTAAAAAAACAGATTATTTCTCAAATCATGTAAATGGGTTAATTAAAAATTTCTTTAATGATTCTGCTAGTCAATTTGCTTCGTTTTTTACAAAAGAAACTAACTTATCTACATCAGAATTAGAAGAATTGAAAAAAGTGATAGACAATCAAATTAAAAAACAACAAAAATGA
- a CDS encoding M56 family metallopeptidase, which translates to MIIYLLKSACCLALLLGFYHLILEKEKMHSFNRFFLLGSIIFSFLAPLYTIYTETNSITEDNTPIFFEAIDTGSIEYVPTEIITETTINYANILLAVYLLVSLILLIRFSRNLYKILSKIHQNNKIIHDNAILVLVEDKILPHTFWNYIFINKKQYELNEIEDELFTHELTHATQKHTLDILILELFQIIFWINPLFIFLKKAIQINHEFLADENVITQHNNTQEYQYLLLNKAAWKNEYYLASNLNYLVTKKRLKMMTTTSSPTKILLKKLAIAPLLVAFTFLFAQRIEAQEEKEIKEEAIETIVEVVPFQKMDLSDLEMYKNYYYKNLTIQRKDKNGKIIIKKYSELNEEEKKRLVPPPPLKFDKKVPTKNQFEALKDGKKYAVWIDGKVVKNEVLKKYKAIDFARYSNSHVYKNARSKRFPQENQAHLETTAFFNAQNKKRVEKFMDYLKDEYNIIEIEEKKEERELEEIKEQPKKRKYNLPSSNGSKQSTNANFKLIDKVQKDPKFNKSWFITIDGQKYYYTFDKNERIARYYKNGKFVNLDIVKEYNKKHKIFESLKAEGKHYIHKSNSEKEVIDREFSDLGGMYFRMSRADKNKVTRPENPFRPYIRLMKNNVVFYKLRKDLTEEDKLLFPPPPAPMNASEEEKQKAKIEFENWKRRTGNTLNKIPPAPKKAKKKRKQKVDQNNVAKSLKVKDTIPVKKKQPKITLENVDKLKEKSFIKALENLTEEEKKKNREKVTYYLNGKVIQQKDINKIKPNSIKSTHINREKDGSKSVRIITKL; encoded by the coding sequence ATGATTATTTACTTACTAAAATCAGCTTGCTGTCTAGCCTTGTTGTTAGGTTTTTATCATCTTATTTTAGAAAAGGAGAAAATGCACAGCTTCAATAGATTTTTTCTTTTAGGCAGTATTATATTTTCTTTTTTAGCACCTCTTTATACCATTTATACAGAGACCAATTCAATTACAGAAGACAATACTCCTATATTTTTTGAAGCTATAGATACAGGATCAATAGAATATGTACCCACAGAAATAATAACAGAGACCACAATAAATTACGCTAATATACTTTTAGCTGTATACCTCTTAGTTTCATTAATTTTATTAATACGTTTTAGTAGAAATCTCTATAAAATCTTATCAAAAATACATCAGAATAATAAGATTATTCATGACAATGCCATCTTAGTTTTAGTTGAAGATAAAATTTTACCACATACCTTTTGGAATTATATTTTCATCAACAAAAAACAATATGAACTAAATGAAATTGAAGATGAATTATTTACACATGAGCTAACTCATGCTACCCAAAAGCACACGTTAGATATTTTAATTCTAGAGCTATTTCAAATTATATTTTGGATAAATCCGTTATTTATTTTTCTAAAAAAAGCAATTCAAATAAATCACGAGTTTTTAGCTGACGAAAATGTAATCACACAACATAATAACACCCAAGAATATCAGTACTTATTATTGAATAAAGCTGCTTGGAAAAACGAATATTACTTGGCCAGTAATTTAAATTACCTAGTAACTAAAAAAAGATTAAAAATGATGACAACCACAAGTTCCCCAACTAAAATCTTACTAAAAAAGTTAGCGATTGCTCCTTTATTAGTAGCCTTTACTTTTCTTTTTGCTCAAAGAATAGAAGCCCAAGAAGAAAAGGAAATTAAAGAAGAAGCTATAGAAACTATTGTAGAGGTAGTTCCTTTTCAAAAAATGGATTTATCTGATCTTGAAATGTATAAAAATTATTATTACAAAAACTTAACCATTCAAAGAAAAGATAAAAACGGAAAAATTATAATAAAAAAATATAGTGAATTAAATGAGGAAGAAAAGAAAAGACTAGTTCCTCCTCCACCTTTAAAATTCGACAAAAAAGTTCCAACTAAAAACCAATTTGAAGCTCTAAAAGATGGTAAAAAATATGCTGTTTGGATTGATGGAAAAGTGGTGAAAAATGAAGTTTTAAAAAAATATAAGGCAATAGACTTTGCAAGATATTCTAACAGTCATGTATATAAAAATGCTAGAAGCAAACGTTTTCCTCAAGAGAATCAAGCCCATTTAGAAACTACAGCTTTTTTTAATGCTCAAAATAAAAAACGAGTAGAAAAATTTATGGACTATCTAAAGGATGAATATAACATTATAGAAATAGAGGAGAAAAAAGAGGAACGTGAGCTTGAAGAAATTAAAGAGCAACCTAAAAAGAGAAAGTACAATCTACCAAGTAGTAATGGGTCTAAGCAAAGTACTAACGCAAACTTTAAATTAATTGATAAAGTTCAAAAAGACCCAAAGTTTAATAAAAGTTGGTTCATTACAATTGATGGTCAAAAATATTACTACACGTTTGATAAAAATGAAAGAATAGCTAGATATTACAAAAATGGAAAATTTGTAAACTTAGATATTGTAAAAGAGTATAATAAGAAACATAAAATATTCGAAAGTTTAAAAGCTGAAGGAAAACATTATATCCATAAAAGTAACTCTGAAAAAGAAGTAATTGATAGAGAGTTTTCAGATTTGGGTGGAATGTATTTTAGAATGTCTAGAGCAGATAAAAACAAAGTTACTAGACCAGAAAACCCTTTTAGACCTTACATCAGATTAATGAAAAATAATGTTGTTTTCTATAAGTTAAGAAAAGATTTAACAGAAGAAGATAAATTATTATTTCCCCCTCCACCTGCTCCAATGAATGCATCTGAAGAAGAAAAGCAAAAAGCAAAAATAGAATTCGAAAACTGGAAAAGAAGAACTGGTAATACTTTAAATAAAATACCTCCAGCACCAAAAAAGGCTAAGAAAAAACGTAAGCAAAAAGTAGATCAAAATAATGTTGCTAAGTCTTTAAAGGTAAAAGATACAATACCTGTAAAGAAAAAACAACCTAAAATTACGTTAGAAAATGTAGATAAATTAAAAGAAAAGTCTTTTATAAAAGCATTAGAGAACCTAACAGAAGAAGAGAAGAAAAAAAACAGAGAAAAAGTAACTTATTATTTAAATGGTAAAGTAATACAACAGAAAGATATTAATAAGATAAAGCCTAATTCTATTAAAAGCACCCATATAAATAGAGAAAAAGATGGTTCTAAATCCGTAAGAATTATCACTAAACTTTAA
- a CDS encoding DUF4407 domain-containing protein — protein sequence MLKTFFLTCSGVDKNLINKCSNGEQNKYAGIGATVFFTAVMATIAGSYALYTVFDNLYTAIFFGLIWGLLIFNLDRFIVSTIKKSDSKWKEVAQATPRIILAIIIAVVISKPLELKLFEKEINQVLLSEKNQMTLDNKTQIAQQFTPEISKINTEIETLKNEILTKENETNALYQIYISEAEGTAGTKKLGKGPVYEEKRAKHDASLLALQELKTNNSLKIAEKEKSINALIAQQKSAETKSQPIISNFDGLMARINALGKLPFFTSFFIFLLFLAIETSPIIAKLLAPKGEYDFKIEEKLSAVKTWATQQMQQREQMLNADVTIDNKVYKDITADEELYDYKQKMARELMKLQADSFYKKQQKML from the coding sequence GTGCTTAAAACTTTCTTTCTTACTTGTTCTGGAGTTGATAAAAATCTAATAAATAAATGTTCTAATGGTGAACAAAATAAATATGCTGGTATTGGTGCTACCGTTTTTTTTACAGCAGTAATGGCTACAATAGCTGGCTCTTATGCTTTGTATACTGTTTTTGATAATTTGTACACTGCCATTTTCTTCGGATTAATTTGGGGTTTACTCATCTTTAATTTAGACAGGTTTATAGTATCTACCATTAAAAAATCAGATTCTAAATGGAAAGAAGTAGCACAAGCAACACCAAGAATTATTTTGGCAATTATTATAGCCGTTGTTATTTCTAAACCTTTAGAATTAAAGTTATTTGAAAAAGAAATCAATCAGGTTTTACTTTCAGAAAAAAACCAAATGACTTTAGATAATAAAACCCAAATTGCACAACAATTCACTCCAGAAATTAGCAAAATTAATACAGAAATTGAGACTTTAAAAAACGAGATTCTTACCAAAGAAAATGAAACTAATGCCTTGTATCAAATTTATATTTCTGAAGCAGAAGGCACAGCTGGAACCAAAAAATTAGGTAAGGGACCAGTTTATGAAGAGAAAAGAGCAAAGCATGATGCTTCATTATTGGCTTTACAAGAATTAAAAACAAATAATTCTTTAAAAATTGCAGAGAAAGAAAAATCGATTAATGCTTTAATTGCACAACAAAAATCAGCGGAAACAAAATCGCAACCTATAATTTCTAATTTTGATGGTTTAATGGCTAGAATTAATGCATTAGGTAAGTTACCATTCTTTACCTCATTTTTTATATTCTTACTGTTTTTAGCTATTGAAACATCACCAATCATTGCAAAATTATTAGCACCAAAAGGTGAATATGATTTTAAAATAGAAGAAAAATTATCCGCTGTTAAAACTTGGGCAACTCAGCAAATGCAACAAAGAGAACAAATGCTAAATGCAGATGTTACTATAGATAATAAAGTGTACAAAGATATTACTGCTGATGAAGAATTGTATGACTACAAACAAAAAATGGCTAGAGAACTCATGAAATTACAAGCAGATTCATTTTACAAGAAACAGCAAAAAATGCTGTAA
- the lysS gene encoding lysine--tRNA ligase: protein MQLSEQEVVRREKLAKLRELGINPYPADLFPLDSNSKEIKNNFEENKKVVIAGRLMSRRIQGKASFAELQDGEGRIQVYFNRDEICTGEDKTLYNDVYKKLLDIGDFIGIEGTLFTTQVGEKTVMVKDFKLLSKALKPLPLPKVDADGNTYDAFNDPEMRYRQRYADLVVNPNVKEVFIKRTKLFNAMRSFFNNAGYFEVETPVLQPIPGGAAARPFITHHNSLDIPLYMRIANELYLKRLIVGGFDGIYEFSKNFRNEGMDRTHNPEFTAMEIYVSYKDYNWMMDFCEQLLEHCAIAVNGTSKATFGEHDIDFKAPYARVTMADSIKHFTGFDITGKTEDEIRAAAKSMNIEVDETMGKGKLIDEIFGEKCEGNYIQPTFITDYPKEMSPLCKEHRDNPELTERFELMVCGKEIANAYSELNDPIDQRERFEHQLKLAAKGDDEATEFIDHDFLRALEYGMPPTSGMGIGMDRLIMFLTNNQSIQEVLFFPQMRPEKKAPSIELNDEEKEVLAIITKAEKIELVTLKTQSGLSNKKWDKTIKGLTKKEVAKVSKTDEGLFVEAL, encoded by the coding sequence ATGCAATTATCAGAACAAGAAGTTGTACGTAGAGAAAAGCTCGCAAAATTAAGAGAATTGGGTATAAACCCTTACCCAGCAGATTTATTCCCATTAGATTCTAATTCTAAAGAAATAAAAAACAATTTTGAAGAGAACAAAAAGGTTGTTATTGCTGGTAGATTAATGTCTAGAAGAATACAAGGTAAAGCCTCTTTTGCAGAGTTACAAGATGGTGAAGGTAGAATACAAGTATATTTCAATCGTGATGAAATTTGTACTGGAGAAGACAAAACATTATACAATGATGTTTATAAAAAATTACTAGATATTGGCGATTTTATTGGTATAGAAGGTACTTTGTTCACCACACAAGTAGGTGAAAAAACAGTAATGGTTAAAGACTTTAAATTACTTTCTAAAGCTTTAAAACCTTTACCATTACCAAAAGTAGATGCAGATGGTAATACTTATGATGCCTTTAACGATCCAGAAATGCGTTACAGACAACGTTATGCAGATTTGGTAGTAAACCCAAATGTAAAAGAAGTGTTTATTAAAAGAACTAAGTTGTTTAATGCAATGCGTTCTTTCTTTAATAATGCTGGTTATTTTGAGGTAGAAACACCTGTTTTACAACCAATTCCTGGAGGTGCAGCTGCAAGACCATTTATTACACATCACAATTCTTTAGATATACCTTTATACATGAGAATTGCTAATGAGTTGTATTTAAAAAGACTTATTGTTGGTGGTTTTGATGGTATATATGAGTTTTCTAAAAACTTTAGAAATGAAGGAATGGATAGAACTCATAATCCTGAATTTACAGCAATGGAAATCTATGTTTCTTACAAAGATTACAATTGGATGATGGATTTCTGTGAGCAACTTTTAGAGCATTGTGCAATTGCTGTTAATGGAACATCAAAAGCAACATTTGGTGAGCATGATATCGATTTTAAAGCACCTTATGCTAGGGTAACCATGGCAGATTCTATTAAGCATTTTACAGGTTTTGACATTACAGGTAAAACCGAAGATGAAATTAGAGCAGCAGCAAAATCAATGAATATTGAGGTTGATGAAACCATGGGTAAAGGAAAATTAATCGATGAAATTTTTGGCGAAAAATGTGAAGGAAACTACATTCAGCCAACTTTTATTACAGATTATCCTAAAGAAATGTCTCCACTTTGTAAAGAGCACAGAGACAACCCAGAATTAACTGAGCGTTTTGAGTTGATGGTTTGTGGTAAAGAAATTGCAAATGCATATTCTGAGTTGAATGATCCAATTGACCAACGTGAACGTTTTGAGCATCAATTAAAATTAGCTGCAAAAGGTGATGATGAAGCTACAGAATTTATAGATCATGATTTCTTGAGAGCTTTAGAATATGGTATGCCACCAACATCTGGAATGGGAATTGGAATGGACAGATTAATTATGTTCTTAACCAACAATCAATCTATACAAGAAGTGTTATTTTTCCCTCAAATGAGACCAGAGAAAAAAGCGCCTTCTATTGAGTTAAATGATGAAGAAAAAGAAGTTTTAGCAATCATTACAAAAGCCGAAAAAATAGAACTAGTAACTTTAAAAACACAGTCTGGTTTGTCTAACAAAAAATGGGATAAAACCATTAAAGGCTTAACAAAAAAAGAAGTTGCCAAAGTTTCTAAAACGGATGAAGGTTTGTTTGTAGAAGCTTTATAA
- a CDS encoding glutaminase — translation MKNCQNIIERIYSDLKDIKDDGKVANYIPELGTISPNNFGAHITTAKKESFGIGDYDKKFSIQSISKILSLTLAYHLEGENLWKRVDVEPSGNAFNSLQQLDDDCGIPRNPFINAGAIVICDVLVTHLENPKDDFLKFCREIANNQTLEYCKKVAASERETGYRNFALCNFIKSFGNIKNDVEDVLDFYFHICALEMSCKELSEIFLYLTEDVKITYKEKEILNKNEAKRINAIMLTCGFYDEAGEFAFKVGLPGKSGVGGGIIAVQPNEYCIAVWSPKLNKKGNSYKGMLFLEEFTTATTSSIF, via the coding sequence ATGAAAAACTGCCAAAATATTATAGAGCGAATTTATTCAGATCTTAAAGACATAAAAGATGATGGTAAAGTAGCGAATTACATACCAGAACTTGGCACAATTTCTCCTAACAATTTTGGGGCACATATTACAACAGCAAAAAAAGAATCTTTTGGTATTGGAGATTATGACAAGAAGTTTTCTATACAAAGTATTTCTAAAATTTTATCATTAACATTAGCTTATCATTTAGAAGGTGAGAACCTCTGGAAAAGGGTTGATGTTGAACCTTCAGGTAATGCCTTTAACTCTTTACAGCAATTAGATGATGATTGTGGAATACCAAGAAATCCATTTATAAATGCTGGAGCAATTGTTATTTGCGATGTTTTAGTAACTCATTTAGAAAATCCTAAAGATGATTTTTTAAAATTTTGTAGAGAAATTGCCAACAATCAAACTTTAGAATATTGTAAAAAAGTGGCAGCCTCAGAAAGAGAAACTGGTTACAGAAATTTTGCATTATGTAACTTTATCAAATCTTTTGGTAACATAAAAAATGATGTAGAAGATGTCTTAGATTTCTATTTTCATATATGTGCTTTAGAAATGAGCTGTAAAGAACTCTCTGAGATTTTCTTATACCTTACAGAAGATGTAAAAATCACTTATAAAGAAAAAGAAATTCTTAACAAAAACGAGGCAAAAAGAATAAATGCAATTATGCTTACTTGTGGTTTTTATGATGAAGCAGGAGAATTTGCATTTAAAGTTGGCTTACCAGGAAAAAGTGGTGTTGGTGGTGGAATTATAGCTGTACAACCCAATGAATATTGCATTGCTGTTTGGAGCCCAAAATTAAACAAGAAAGGAAATTCTTATAAAGGAATGCTTTTTCTAGAAGAATTTACAACTGCAACAACCTCATCTATATTTTAA
- a CDS encoding T9SS type A sorting domain-containing protein gives MKKYSLIMALFLSAFMYAQEWETVVSLPGNSPIKQIEIVNSNNIYVSSQYYKLYNWNGTDWSSVGDFNPGFNGLFSYVSDDEIYATHNTYINGKNENEVNYLAKWDGLNWTNFGDFNQPKHIYNFRVLSDSEVYAVGAFDDLEDYRWRAVAKFNGSNWSVIGKDQQFGGTYSGNNSLWVNNENDIYSKHDGYRSNGHQFVKHWDGTEWKVLSNGNLDETDGVDRIHYVSENEIYINTWNTNFDYGVIGYWDGDYWKILGDIQSAVFTNGFYGSLDFVFVSSSEIYAFGSALRTSTNYTYQVAVWNGNTWTKLGNLDANKPVTAGFYKDGFLYVGGSFTEGGKTLIKRIDAQKVLNTINFKTKTRVVYPNPVKDICSLNKTYKTVKVYSLLGKELLAQNNSTEINFSDFKQGIYLLELTDDDNHRIIQKIIKN, from the coding sequence ATGAAAAAATATAGTTTAATTATGGCCCTTTTTTTAAGTGCTTTTATGTATGCTCAAGAATGGGAAACAGTGGTTTCTTTACCTGGAAATTCACCCATCAAACAAATTGAAATTGTAAATTCTAATAATATTTATGTTTCATCTCAATACTATAAATTATACAATTGGAATGGCACAGATTGGTCATCTGTAGGCGATTTTAACCCAGGTTTTAATGGTTTATTTTCTTATGTTTCTGATGATGAAATTTATGCCACTCACAATACCTATATCAATGGTAAAAATGAAAATGAGGTAAATTACCTTGCAAAATGGGATGGCCTAAACTGGACTAATTTTGGTGATTTTAATCAGCCCAAACACATTTATAATTTTAGAGTTCTTTCAGATTCTGAAGTTTATGCAGTTGGTGCTTTTGATGATTTAGAAGATTATAGATGGAGAGCAGTTGCCAAGTTTAATGGTAGCAATTGGTCTGTTATTGGAAAGGACCAACAATTTGGAGGTACTTATAGTGGTAATAATTCTTTATGGGTAAATAATGAAAATGATATTTACAGCAAACATGATGGTTATAGAAGCAATGGTCATCAATTTGTAAAACATTGGGATGGTACTGAATGGAAAGTTTTATCTAATGGAAATTTAGATGAAACTGATGGTGTTGATAGAATACATTATGTAAGTGAAAATGAAATTTACATTAATACTTGGAACACCAATTTCGATTATGGAGTTATTGGTTATTGGGATGGAGATTATTGGAAAATTTTAGGAGACATACAAAGTGCTGTTTTTACCAATGGTTTTTATGGTAGTTTAGACTTTGTTTTTGTGAGTTCTTCAGAAATTTATGCTTTTGGTTCTGCATTAAGAACTTCTACAAACTATACATATCAAGTTGCAGTATGGAATGGAAACACATGGACAAAATTGGGCAATTTAGATGCTAATAAACCTGTAACTGCAGGCTTTTATAAAGATGGCTTTTTATACGTTGGTGGTAGTTTTACTGAAGGAGGTAAAACCTTAATTAAAAGAATTGATGCTCAAAAAGTACTGAATACTATTAATTTTAAAACAAAAACTAGAGTAGTTTATCCTAATCCTGTAAAAGATATTTGTAGCCTAAACAAAACCTATAAAACTGTAAAAGTATATTCTTTATTGGGCAAAGAATTACTAGCACAAAATAATAGCACTGAAATAAATTTTTCAGATTTTAAGCAAGGTATTTATCTTCTTGAACTAACAGATGATGATAACCATAGAATTATTCAAAAAATCATTAAAAATTAG